One genomic segment of Paenibacillus xylanexedens includes these proteins:
- the ung gene encoding uracil-DNA glycosylase — protein MFGNDWDKVLQEETEAEYFNKIRYTLAAEYKTQTVFPPKEDLFSALKLTPYHQVKAVIIGQDPYHGAGQAHGLSFSVRPGVRVPPSLKNIYKELHADLDLPIPNHGSLVHWAQQGVLLLNAVLTVREGQPNSHQALGWQTFTDAVIRALNERSEPMVYMLWGSHAQKKGAFINRDKHLVLESTHPSPLAAHRGFLGSRPFSKANDFLTSKGIEPIDWKIPEN, from the coding sequence ATGTTTGGAAACGATTGGGACAAGGTGCTTCAGGAAGAGACGGAAGCCGAATATTTTAACAAGATTCGTTACACTCTCGCCGCCGAGTACAAAACGCAGACGGTCTTTCCGCCCAAAGAAGACCTGTTCTCCGCACTGAAGCTGACGCCATATCATCAGGTTAAGGCTGTTATTATTGGTCAAGACCCTTATCACGGAGCGGGTCAGGCTCATGGATTGAGCTTTTCGGTTAGACCGGGGGTGCGCGTACCGCCTTCTCTGAAAAATATATATAAGGAACTTCATGCCGATCTGGACCTGCCAATTCCGAATCATGGATCTCTGGTTCATTGGGCACAGCAGGGAGTCTTGCTATTAAATGCTGTTCTGACGGTTCGTGAAGGTCAGCCTAACTCGCATCAGGCACTAGGGTGGCAGACATTTACGGATGCTGTCATTCGTGCGCTGAATGAACGTTCGGAGCCGATGGTATATATGCTGTGGGGCAGTCATGCCCAGAAGAAAGGTGCTTTTATTAACAGGGACAAGCACCTGGTACTGGAGTCTACACATCCCAGCCCGCTGGCTGCGCATCGTGGATTCCTTGGCAGTCGTCCCTTTTCCAAAGCCAATGATTTCTTGACCTCCAAAGGTATTGAACCGATTGATTGGAAGATACCTGAAAACTAG
- a CDS encoding FecCD family ABC transporter permease produces MNSQASPEKHNPDSPTAKIHTRPWAATLILTGGVLLLALGMALSISFGAADIKLSVVWKAIFDFNPELTPHQIIWEIRLPRILGGAMVGACFAVAGAIMQGMTRNPLADSGLLGLNAGAGFALAVCFAFFPGLPFMYIIMYSFLGAGLGVLLVYGFGAASKSGLTPLRLVLAGAAVSAMLSALSEGIALYFRIGQDLAFWTAGGVAGTKWSQLEVMFPWVLAALIAGLLISRSITLLSLGEDIAVGLGQRTGLIKLIGLIVVLILAGTAVSVVGAVGFVGLIIPHLTRKLVGVDYRWIIPCSAVMGSLLLVFADLAARMINPPYETPIGALVALIGVPFFLYLARKERRTL; encoded by the coding sequence ATGAATTCACAAGCTTCACCAGAAAAACATAATCCGGATTCACCCACAGCGAAGATACACACTCGTCCGTGGGCAGCGACACTTATTCTTACAGGGGGAGTTTTGCTACTCGCTCTGGGTATGGCGTTGTCCATTTCATTTGGCGCTGCTGATATTAAGCTTAGTGTAGTCTGGAAGGCCATCTTTGATTTCAATCCTGAGCTGACTCCACATCAGATCATATGGGAGATTCGATTACCACGTATCCTTGGAGGAGCAATGGTAGGTGCATGTTTCGCTGTAGCTGGTGCGATCATGCAGGGCATGACTCGTAACCCGCTGGCCGATTCAGGTCTGCTTGGGTTAAATGCGGGCGCTGGATTTGCGCTTGCAGTTTGTTTTGCCTTCTTTCCTGGCTTGCCATTTATGTATATCATCATGTATTCCTTCCTTGGGGCAGGGCTTGGTGTCCTGTTGGTTTATGGTTTTGGTGCAGCTTCCAAATCAGGTCTTACACCACTACGCCTTGTGCTTGCAGGTGCGGCTGTATCAGCGATGTTGTCGGCACTCAGTGAAGGGATTGCATTGTATTTCAGAATTGGACAAGATCTGGCTTTCTGGACAGCCGGTGGTGTAGCCGGAACGAAGTGGTCTCAACTTGAGGTCATGTTCCCCTGGGTACTCGCGGCCCTGATCGCAGGTCTTCTCATCTCCCGTTCCATTACTCTGCTTAGTCTCGGAGAAGATATTGCGGTAGGCTTGGGGCAACGTACTGGGCTGATCAAGCTCATAGGCCTGATTGTTGTACTGATTCTCGCGGGTACCGCTGTGTCCGTGGTGGGTGCGGTCGGTTTTGTTGGACTCATCATTCCCCATCTTACGCGGAAGCTGGTTGGGGTCGATTATCGCTGGATTATTCCATGTTCCGCTGTGATGGGCAGTTTGCTGCTTGTATTTGCGGATCTGGCTGCACGTATGATTAACCCGCCGTACGAGACGCCAATTGGCGCATTGGTTGCCCTCATCGGGGTACCATTCTTCCTGTATCTGGCGCGTAAAGAAAGGAGGACTCTGTAA
- a CDS encoding helix-turn-helix domain-containing protein, with protein sequence MNNINQEVGKKIRNFRKWRGLTIQQLADQIFKSKGTLSKYESGDITLDLVTLHHIANALNIQVEQLLYQDPRHASPLMNAVPSSFFKNSTRFYSYFYDGRNNSLIRCVIDMMAQSDANRYRTVMYMNVKDFENYQECENMYWGHTEHYDTLTTLILKNQATPLENLYINILASFQESEKKWGLMAGVSFRPFMPIALKMLFSRTPLPENQELYNELKISKEDLRTLKIYNMLAVT encoded by the coding sequence ATGAACAATATCAATCAGGAAGTTGGCAAGAAAATACGAAACTTTCGGAAGTGGCGGGGACTGACCATTCAACAGCTTGCGGATCAGATCTTCAAAAGCAAAGGCACGCTGTCCAAATATGAGAGCGGAGATATTACACTTGATCTGGTCACGTTACACCATATTGCTAACGCGCTCAACATTCAGGTGGAGCAACTCTTGTACCAAGATCCCAGACACGCGTCTCCCCTGATGAATGCGGTCCCGTCCAGCTTTTTCAAGAACTCCACACGTTTCTATTCTTACTTCTATGATGGGCGGAACAACAGTCTCATTCGTTGTGTCATTGACATGATGGCTCAGTCGGATGCCAACCGTTATCGCACCGTGATGTATATGAATGTGAAGGATTTTGAGAACTACCAGGAGTGCGAGAATATGTATTGGGGCCACACCGAGCATTATGATACACTCACCACGCTGATTTTGAAAAATCAGGCCACGCCGCTGGAGAATCTATATATTAATATTCTGGCGTCTTTTCAGGAATCGGAGAAAAAATGGGGACTGATGGCGGGTGTCTCTTTCAGACCTTTCATGCCTATTGCGCTCAAAATGTTATTCTCCAGAACCCCGCTGCCCGAGAATCAGGAGTTATATAATGAATTAAAAATTTCAAAGGAAGATCTGCGGACCCTGAAAATATACAACATGCTCGCTGTCACCTGA
- a CDS encoding MalY/PatB family protein: protein MKYNFDEIIDRTGTNAMNTDGFRQYIFNATEDMTFPFKDEEFIRMWIADMEFATPPEILDAVKERLDRRIMGYSQVFDPAYYEAVSNWMKRYYDWSFPKEHLETSNGIIPALYELVEYICQSDEKVLIVTPSYGFFKSAAEHNDLELVCSDMLNEQGRYSIDFEDFEAKAKDEKVRVCIFCNPHNPSGRVWTTEELQRVGEICLRNNVWVISDEIHCDLLRTGKRHTPLAKLFPDTDRIITCMSPSKTFNMAGLMFSNVIIPNKALRDIWQARHYGFKNPLSIAATQAAYETGDEWLKQLKGYLDANFACVEQYVKQHLPRAVFHIPEATYLAWIDISAYAPPSVSLPLFFAEQAGVLLEDGHMFVANGEGCIRLNLACPRSVLQEGLRRISSVLVKEVEEVPVQV, encoded by the coding sequence ATGAAATATAACTTTGATGAGATTATAGACCGCACAGGTACAAATGCCATGAATACGGATGGTTTCCGTCAATATATTTTTAATGCCACAGAGGACATGACTTTTCCATTCAAAGATGAAGAATTTATTCGCATGTGGATTGCAGATATGGAGTTCGCCACACCTCCCGAGATTCTGGATGCAGTTAAGGAGCGTCTGGACCGTAGAATCATGGGTTACTCCCAGGTGTTTGATCCGGCGTATTACGAAGCTGTCTCGAACTGGATGAAAAGATACTATGACTGGTCCTTCCCGAAGGAGCATTTGGAGACCTCAAACGGGATCATTCCCGCTTTGTATGAACTGGTGGAATATATCTGTCAGTCGGATGAGAAAGTACTGATCGTGACCCCATCCTATGGTTTCTTCAAGTCAGCTGCGGAGCATAATGATCTTGAACTGGTATGTTCGGATATGCTCAACGAGCAGGGGCGTTACTCCATTGATTTTGAGGATTTTGAAGCCAAGGCCAAGGATGAGAAGGTAAGGGTATGTATTTTCTGCAACCCGCATAATCCGTCTGGACGTGTCTGGACAACCGAAGAGTTACAACGTGTGGGTGAGATCTGCCTGAGGAACAACGTATGGGTCATTTCGGATGAGATTCACTGTGATCTGCTGCGGACGGGTAAGAGGCATACGCCACTTGCAAAGCTGTTCCCGGATACGGATCGAATCATTACATGCATGTCTCCGAGCAAAACATTCAACATGGCTGGTCTGATGTTCTCCAATGTCATCATTCCAAATAAGGCACTTCGAGACATCTGGCAGGCACGTCATTATGGTTTCAAAAACCCACTGAGCATCGCTGCCACTCAAGCGGCTTACGAAACGGGTGATGAATGGCTGAAACAATTAAAAGGTTATCTAGACGCCAATTTCGCCTGCGTAGAACAGTATGTGAAGCAGCATCTGCCACGGGCTGTTTTTCACATCCCGGAAGCCACGTATCTGGCCTGGATTGATATCTCGGCATATGCGCCCCCAAGTGTAAGTTTACCTTTATTCTTCGCTGAGCAAGCGGGTGTATTGCTCGAAGATGGTCATATGTTTGTAGCCAATGGTGAGGGTTGTATTCGGTTGAATCTGGCTTGTCCGCGTTCTGTCCTTCAGGAAGGGTTACGAAGAATCAGCAGTGTACTTGTGAAAGAAGTCGAAGAGGTACCCGTTCAAGTGTAA
- a CDS encoding TIGR00730 family Rossman fold protein encodes MKRIAVFAGSNPGNHPDYTEKAVQLGKQIADSGYALVYGGSCMGLMGAVADAALEQGGEVIGVMPTGLFRGEVVHGGLTQLIEVGTMHERKATMAELSDGFIALPGGMGTFEELFEVLCWAQIGIHRKPVGLLNVNGYYGPLMKMVEHSVQEGFSNTSHLSLWSLEADPAELIKQMSSYIPAELTQKWSQLNGK; translated from the coding sequence ATGAAACGTATAGCTGTTTTTGCAGGCTCCAATCCGGGAAATCACCCCGATTATACAGAGAAGGCTGTTCAACTGGGCAAACAGATTGCTGATAGTGGTTATGCACTGGTCTATGGTGGTTCTTGCATGGGCTTGATGGGTGCAGTAGCCGATGCTGCTCTTGAACAAGGGGGAGAGGTTATCGGGGTTATGCCTACCGGATTGTTCCGGGGAGAGGTTGTTCATGGAGGGCTCACACAACTGATTGAAGTGGGAACCATGCATGAACGGAAGGCTACGATGGCTGAATTATCCGATGGATTCATTGCACTTCCCGGAGGGATGGGTACATTTGAAGAACTATTCGAGGTGCTGTGCTGGGCACAGATCGGTATTCATCGTAAGCCTGTTGGCTTATTAAATGTCAACGGATATTATGGACCGTTAATGAAGATGGTAGAACACAGCGTACAGGAAGGATTCTCCAACACCTCCCATCTTAGTCTGTGGAGTCTGGAAGCTGATCCGGCTGAACTGATCAAACAAATGTCATCCTATATTCCTGCAGAGCTGACTCAGAAGTGGTCACAACTCAACGGGAAATGA
- a CDS encoding FecCD family ABC transporter permease: protein MESSTIVGAERKKRTKSTIVLIVLALLIITAFVVSMNTGFTKLSPLEVMRTLFGGGTAKQELILFEFRLPRIVISVLVGAGLALSGCILQGVSRNALADPGILGINAGAGLVVMLFVSFFPTTTAAPVFLLPILALIGSGFAAFLIYILSYKKGEGILPTRMLLTGIGVAAGISSAMIVLTLRLSPEKYQFVATWMAGSIWGSNWKFVTALLPFLIILVPLVLYKARVLNVLNLGDQTASGLGTPVERERLILLAAAVGLAGSCVSVSGGIGFVGLIGPHLARRLVGPKHQFLLPASALIGSLLVLVADTLGRVILQPSEIPAGILVAIIGAPYFLYLLSKTK, encoded by the coding sequence ATGGAATCCTCAACAATAGTTGGAGCAGAGCGCAAGAAGAGAACCAAGAGTACGATTGTCCTCATTGTGCTTGCCCTATTAATTATTACGGCTTTTGTGGTGAGCATGAACACAGGTTTTACCAAGCTTTCGCCGCTTGAGGTGATGCGAACCCTGTTTGGTGGAGGCACGGCTAAACAGGAATTGATCCTGTTTGAATTCCGTCTGCCACGTATTGTGATTTCGGTGCTGGTCGGGGCCGGACTTGCGTTATCTGGTTGTATTTTGCAGGGAGTATCTCGGAATGCGTTGGCAGATCCGGGGATCCTCGGGATTAATGCAGGTGCTGGTCTGGTCGTCATGTTATTTGTTTCCTTTTTCCCGACAACGACAGCAGCGCCGGTATTTCTTTTGCCAATTCTGGCCCTGATCGGTTCCGGTTTTGCTGCATTTCTGATCTACATTCTCTCTTACAAAAAAGGAGAGGGCATCCTGCCTACGCGTATGTTGCTTACAGGGATCGGGGTAGCAGCGGGAATCAGTTCTGCCATGATCGTGCTTACGTTAAGGCTTAGTCCGGAAAAGTATCAATTTGTAGCTACCTGGATGGCAGGCAGCATCTGGGGTTCGAACTGGAAATTTGTAACGGCATTGCTACCGTTTCTTATTATTCTTGTCCCGCTAGTTCTGTATAAGGCACGTGTATTGAACGTACTGAATCTGGGGGACCAGACTGCAAGCGGACTCGGGACTCCGGTTGAGCGTGAGCGACTGATTTTGCTTGCGGCTGCTGTAGGACTTGCCGGCTCATGTGTATCTGTGAGTGGGGGGATCGGTTTTGTAGGTCTAATCGGACCGCATTTGGCGCGTCGTCTGGTGGGTCCAAAACATCAATTCCTGTTACCCGCATCTGCACTGATCGGTTCATTGCTTGTACTGGTTGCAGATACGCTGGGTCGTGTCATCCTGCAGCCTTCGGAGATTCCTGCGGGGATCCTGGTTGCCATTATTGGTGCACCATACTTCCTGTACCTCTTAAGCAAGACGAAATAG
- a CDS encoding ABC transporter ATP-binding protein has translation MLRRFFAYYRPYKKLFILDFSCAILVALLELAFPLAVNRVVDDLLPGGRWDWILWACLALLGIYLLNSFLNFVVTYWGHKLGINIETDMRKSLFNHVQKLSFRFFDNTKTGHLVSRMTNDLMDIGEIAHHGPEDVFIAVMTLIGAFSIMMSINGNLAVLTFIIVPLIIYLSLYFGSKMSKAFSRMFGDIADFNARVENNITGIRVVQAFANEEHEKAQFAVNNGRFRQTKLIAYKIMAWNSSVSYMLMKLVSLFVLVCGTWFVIQGSMTYGQFIAFIMLSNVFLTPIQKINSVIETYPKGIAGFKRYTELLDMEPDVEDRPGAVSVSHLRGDIRYEQVTFGYSDQEPVLKGIDLNVRAGETVALVGPSGAGKTTLCSLLPRFYDVLEGRITIDGQEIQDMTLDSLRSQIGIVQQDVFLFDGTIRENIAYGKLDASEEEIWMAARRAQMEPLIQSMPEGLDTLIGERGVKLSGGQKQRLSIARMFLKNPPILILDEATSALDTETEAAIQQSLAELSEGRTTLVIAHRLATIKNADRIIVVAEQGITEQGRHEELLAAGGVYSRLHYAQFGA, from the coding sequence ATGCTTCGCCGTTTCTTTGCCTATTATAGGCCTTACAAAAAGCTCTTTATTCTTGACTTCAGTTGTGCGATTTTAGTCGCCCTGCTGGAGCTGGCTTTTCCACTGGCAGTCAACCGGGTAGTCGATGATCTGCTGCCAGGCGGCCGCTGGGACTGGATTCTATGGGCGTGTCTGGCATTGCTCGGCATCTACTTATTGAATTCATTTCTCAACTTCGTGGTTACCTATTGGGGACACAAGCTCGGTATTAACATCGAGACGGATATGCGTAAAAGTCTGTTTAATCATGTGCAGAAGTTATCGTTCCGTTTCTTCGATAATACAAAAACAGGACACCTCGTGTCCCGCATGACTAACGATCTGATGGATATCGGTGAGATTGCCCATCATGGTCCAGAGGATGTATTTATCGCGGTCATGACGCTAATTGGTGCATTCAGCATCATGATGAGTATTAACGGGAATCTGGCGGTGTTAACCTTTATCATCGTACCGCTGATTATCTATCTGTCGCTCTACTTTGGTAGCAAAATGTCCAAGGCATTCAGCCGAATGTTCGGAGATATTGCGGACTTCAACGCTCGCGTAGAGAACAATATTACAGGTATCCGTGTTGTTCAGGCTTTTGCCAATGAAGAGCATGAAAAAGCACAATTCGCTGTGAACAACGGTCGTTTCCGTCAGACCAAGTTAATTGCATACAAAATCATGGCCTGGAACTCCTCTGTCAGTTATATGCTGATGAAGCTGGTATCCCTCTTTGTCCTGGTATGCGGAACATGGTTTGTCATTCAAGGCAGTATGACCTACGGTCAGTTCATTGCATTTATTATGTTGTCCAATGTGTTCCTGACACCAATTCAGAAGATCAACTCGGTTATTGAGACGTATCCGAAAGGGATTGCAGGCTTCAAACGTTATACGGAGTTGCTTGATATGGAACCGGATGTGGAAGATCGTCCAGGGGCCGTATCGGTATCCCATTTGCGTGGAGATATCCGTTATGAGCAAGTGACCTTTGGTTATTCGGATCAGGAGCCTGTGCTCAAAGGTATTGATCTAAACGTGCGTGCAGGTGAAACCGTAGCGCTTGTCGGTCCATCGGGGGCAGGTAAAACAACGCTATGCAGTCTGCTGCCGCGGTTCTATGATGTGCTGGAAGGTCGCATCACGATCGATGGGCAGGAGATACAGGACATGACGCTGGATTCCTTGCGCAGCCAGATCGGTATTGTACAACAGGATGTATTCCTCTTCGATGGAACCATTCGCGAGAATATTGCCTACGGTAAGCTGGATGCATCCGAAGAAGAAATCTGGATGGCTGCCAGACGTGCACAGATGGAACCTTTGATTCAATCCATGCCGGAAGGATTGGATACGTTAATTGGTGAACGCGGTGTGAAGTTGTCCGGTGGACAGAAACAGCGTTTGTCTATTGCCCGTATGTTCCTGAAAAACCCACCAATTCTGATCCTGGACGAAGCCACATCCGCGCTGGATACAGAAACGGAAGCGGCGATTCAGCAATCCCTTGCTGAGCTGTCTGAAGGCCGGACTACGCTGGTTATTGCTCACCGATTGGCTACGATCAAAAATGCAGACCGCATTATTGTCGTTGCTGAACAAGGCATTACGGAGCAGGGACGTCATGAAGAATTACTCGCAGCAGGTGGGGTGTACAGCCGCCTTCACTATGCGCAGTTTGGTGCGTAA
- a CDS encoding glycerophosphodiester phosphodiesterase — protein MRNMEIIAHRGASAVCPENTMSAFERSLELGATGIETDVQMTSDGRLVLIHDETLSRTGGAEGWVKDTTYDQLRTRDAGSWFHADFTGERIPSLEELFKLVQGKGTLLNLELKNGIVSYKGMEEKVIQAIREWNLEQQVVLSSFNHASLVRCKRLAPEIRTALLYMEKLYRPYDYAAKLEASGLHPYKLAVTQEDVAAALAHGVVTYPFTVNDPAEMQAMIDMGVQGIITDVPDVLASLLTVHAR, from the coding sequence ATGAGGAACATGGAGATTATTGCCCACCGTGGTGCATCTGCCGTATGCCCGGAGAATACGATGAGCGCTTTTGAACGAAGTCTGGAGCTTGGAGCGACAGGCATTGAGACCGATGTGCAGATGACGAGTGATGGCAGACTGGTACTGATTCATGATGAGACGTTAAGTCGAACTGGCGGCGCAGAAGGCTGGGTTAAGGATACGACTTACGATCAATTGCGCACACGGGATGCGGGGTCCTGGTTCCATGCTGATTTTACCGGGGAACGTATTCCTTCTCTGGAGGAGTTATTCAAGCTGGTACAGGGGAAAGGAACCCTGCTTAATCTGGAATTGAAAAATGGTATTGTGAGTTATAAAGGGATGGAAGAGAAGGTCATACAGGCGATCCGGGAATGGAATCTGGAGCAACAGGTTGTGCTGTCCAGCTTCAATCATGCTTCGCTTGTGAGATGTAAACGTCTTGCCCCGGAGATTCGTACAGCACTTCTATATATGGAAAAGTTATATCGTCCCTATGATTATGCCGCCAAACTCGAAGCTTCAGGCCTTCATCCCTACAAGCTGGCCGTCACACAAGAGGATGTTGCTGCTGCACTGGCACATGGCGTTGTTACCTATCCATTTACGGTGAATGATCCTGCTGAGATGCAGGCCATGATTGACATGGGTGTGCAAGGAATCATTACCGATGTTCCGGATGTCCTGGCATCCTTACTTACGGTACATGCTCGTTAA
- a CDS encoding carboxypeptidase-like regulatory domain-containing protein, whose translation MIQSPKAVIQSFMLCIFTILLYITYAEASHAAGSAASPSTYENDITLPAVVYGKVTDRGGNVIPHAKVEYELNHLGEITKYSTVADENGNYHIEAVVRDSTDMYLYVSADGFITYISYNKHDTFTLRPGDEVKHDIWLYEPATIMGTVKDQTGQPIAGAKIQVTSVPYLVETDENGRYTVTGIDYDYSANIAMWVDSDNYVPYVEDRIYIRAGETIQIDVVLEEAAHVRGQVVDENGVPMPGVRISGNPTRTTTDAQGYFILRRTMAGSVALAADFTGYPRHITLVDLVPGDHNTVNFVLKKNP comes from the coding sequence ATGATCCAAAGTCCAAAAGCGGTAATTCAATCATTCATGCTATGTATTTTTACTATCTTACTTTACATTACATATGCTGAAGCATCTCATGCTGCTGGTTCAGCGGCATCACCTTCCACTTACGAGAATGATATCACCCTACCGGCTGTTGTTTATGGAAAAGTTACGGATAGAGGAGGAAATGTGATACCCCACGCCAAAGTTGAATATGAACTCAATCATCTAGGAGAAATAACGAAATATAGTACAGTAGCAGATGAGAACGGAAATTACCATATTGAGGCTGTTGTACGAGATTCCACAGATATGTATTTGTACGTCAGTGCGGATGGTTTCATCACCTACATTTCTTATAATAAACACGATACCTTCACGCTAAGACCTGGTGATGAGGTGAAGCATGACATCTGGTTGTATGAGCCTGCCACAATTATGGGTACGGTAAAAGACCAGACCGGCCAGCCCATCGCTGGCGCTAAAATTCAAGTTACAAGTGTCCCATACCTGGTCGAAACAGATGAAAATGGCAGATATACAGTAACGGGTATTGATTACGATTATAGTGCAAACATTGCAATGTGGGTTGATAGTGACAACTATGTTCCCTACGTGGAAGATCGTATATACATTCGAGCAGGTGAAACGATCCAAATCGACGTAGTGTTAGAAGAGGCTGCACATGTAAGGGGACAGGTGGTTGATGAAAACGGGGTACCCATGCCTGGGGTCAGAATAAGTGGTAATCCTACAAGAACAACGACTGATGCTCAGGGATACTTCATTCTCAGACGCACTATGGCAGGTTCAGTCGCACTAGCCGCAGACTTTACAGGGTATCCAAGACACATAACATTAGTAGATTTAGTCCCAGGAGATCATAACACAGTTAATTTTGTTCTTAAAAAGAATCCATGA